From the Montipora capricornis isolate CH-2021 chromosome 2, ASM3666992v2, whole genome shotgun sequence genome, one window contains:
- the LOC138037261 gene encoding adrenocorticotropic hormone receptor-like — protein sequence MALTGVNNSLNTTRWICTRIKTHLMTEDSTATSTQIPSTESVTGLVVLSALAALIGSLGNALVLLAVFRNGTLRTIPDFFITSLAFSDFTVCTLYLPMSIHRFYQMNTEEDEDTFALTTTFIGYISMLASATNLFAVTVDRVIAIGFPFKYLAVVTKRNAAISIAVVWIISMTLGALITADLISSYVTGLYSGIMLLNTIAMYIYLFVTAKRQENRIQNITTQNSNGVAVEKKVAKTIFTVVGIYAISWLPTLLLPIFTKPTSIKFKQAFPWVKLILACNSALNPFVYCLRSQKYRLAFSKILHIH from the coding sequence ATGGCTCTAACAGGAGTAAATAACTCGCTTAATACAACACGTTGGATCTGTACAAGGATTAAAACACATCTCATGACGGAAGATTCGACAGCTACTTCCACTCAGATTCCCTCCACGGAATCAGTAACGGGACTGGTTGTTCTTTCCGCTCTGGCTGCTCTAATCGGCAGCCTTGGAAACGCACTTGTCCTTTTAGCAGTCTTTAGAAATGGCACTCTCCGAACAATACCCGACTTTTTTATTACCAGTTTGGCATTTTCCGATTTTACAGTCTGCACTCTTTATCTGCCGATGTCAATTCACCGATTTTATCAAATGAACACTGAAGAAGACGAAGATACGTTTGCTTTGACTACAACATTTATTGGTTATATTTCCATGCTTGCATCAGCAACCAACTTGTTCGCAGTCACAGTTGATCGAGTTATTGCAATAGGATTTCCATTCAAATACCTTGCTGTGGTGACAAAACGTAATGCTGCCATATCAATTGCAGTAGTCTGGATCATTTCGATGACATTAGGAGCTTTAATCACGGCGGACCTCATCTCCAGTTATGTCACTGGATTATACTCGGGCATTATGCTATTGAACACGATAGCAATGTACATTTACTTATTTGTCACGGCGAAACGTCAGGAGAACAGAATTCAGAACATAACGACTCAAAACTCGAACGGTGTAGCAGTGGAAAAAAAAGTAGCAAAAACAATTTTCACAGTGGTGGGGATCTACGCAATTAGTTGGTTACCGACACTTCTGCTACCAATATTCACCAAGCCTACTTCGATAAAGTTTAAACAAGCATTTCCTTGGGTTAAATTAATTCTGGCGTGTAACTCTGCTCTTAATCCTTTTGTTTACTGCTTGAGAAGCCAAAAGTACCGCTTAGCATTCTCTAAAATCCTGCACATACATTAA
- the LOC138020708 gene encoding uncharacterized protein, translating into MGSYDGAETCELVGSFLLSQLQDLSINVGLYRDDGLAATNTTPRDTENIKKEICRIFNRNGLRITIEANKKIISFLDVTFNLNNSTYQPYTKPNTTIQYVHRESNHPPITTKNIPAGINKRLSSLSSDKASFDKAAPPYQKALDAGGYQYTLHYEPITTARRKNRQRNNILWYNPPFSKNVNTNIGHKFLSLIDKHFPKDHSLRKIFNRNTTKISYSCMNNTKQIIDNHNKRILHSPYSSYTKDNKDGTSTNKTCNCRQKNNCPLNGNCLQSSVVYQATVTRNDNSTSETYIGLTETDFKTRHRNHISSFRHAKHKNSTELSKHIWSLKNDNIDYSISWRVLSSTSPYNSSSKRCNLCLKEKFLIICRPDLSSLNKRNELVSSCRHRNKALLRNS; encoded by the coding sequence atgggcagctacgacggcgccgaaacatgcgagctagtaggaagtttccttctttcacagctacaagacctcagcatcaacgtaggactctacagagacgacggactAGCAGCCACTAACACCACACCGAGAGATACCGAAAacataaagaaggaaatttgccgaatcttcaaccgcaacgggctacgtatcaccatcgaagcaaacaaaaagatcatcagcttcctagacgtcactttcaacctaaacaacagcaccTACCAACCCTACACAAAGCCCAACACCACAATACAGTACGTACACCGCGAGAGCAATCATCCaccgatcaccacaaagaacatacctgccggcatcaacaaacgactttcatccctttcatcggacaaagcttcattcgacaaagccgctcccccgtaccagaaagcacttgacgcaggcggatatcaatacaccctccactacgaacccatcacgactgccagacgcaaaaacagacagcgaaacaacattctctggtacaaccctccattcagcaagaacgtcaacaccaacatcggacacaaattcctcagcctaattgacaaacacttccctaaggatcacagcctccgcaaaatatttaaccgtaacaccaccaagatcagttacagctgtatgaataacaccaaacagatcatcgacaaccacaacaagcgcatcttacactcgccttactcatcttacacgaaagacaacaaagacggcacgagtaccaacaaaacatgcaactgccgacaaaagaacaattgcccgctcaacggtaactgccttcaatcttcagtcgtttaccaagccaccgtcacacggaacgacaacagcacctctgaaacatacattggactcacagaaaccgacttcaaaacaagacacagaaaccacatctcatcattccgccacgccaagcacaaaaactccaccgaacttagcaaacacatctggtcactcaagaacgacaacattgactattctatttcctggcgcgtcttatcatctacctctccctacaacagctccagtaaaagatgcaacctctgcctaaaagagaaattcctgataatttgccgacctgacctctcatcactaaataagcgtaacgaacttgtatcttcatgccgacacagaaacaaagcgttgctacgcaacagctga
- the LOC138037260 gene encoding uncharacterized protein, whose translation MSQRGILYERLESLDRSRRGHLSTITKVCNALDESVKDFGNVVKVRTQQIQLNTAWEQYCACCDKYDDLLDTSCEKYQSVLSDRDTQRIRVQDYNANIERFVIDAAEFYNNQVSEEIMETGKHSQPESVKSQKSYASRLSVSSSKAREAKVQAARAALMQQQAEERSRRVVELEVKRVQMEIKRTQLELEHRLELTKLEAAREVVAARDQAELAKLEAFLAEQEMSELTNEKDGIKWSPKVEEFHPEDKLVEPLEVPVASLPSVISSSFTPAPVSVMNPPLTSTPAVENPAATTSMHATGGICFSDPLVVPKMQLKPTVHESNVPKPVKGDCQGECQPLTFVTSVTPSTVTPSTVTPSTVTPSAVMPNMSSAAVNESLTAIMSSMERISASHDLPHVRVQKFDGSPQQYPAFRQRFKQLVETKPLDDAVKMTRLLQFLEGPALLAVQRYEPLPGGLAKALRTLEDRFGQPFQVVRASVESLTRGPVIQPNDKDSLQQYADMVQVTYDILESMGYLNEMNAGNLEKVIMRLPKWMQAKFAERLKRLEGEGHAMPTFKHVVDFLRERAFILNHPFFSAGSRENVVSKFKSRGKPPVTPKPAFFVNMTAAKGEPCPMCCQSHRLYQCEAFKSKSPRERNDFVRQHKICFNCISSSLHNSRKCKSTIRCKVEGCGQAHHTLLHFHEPKEVVDSGTVSQNNEVNQDSLADQGTSCNTSAHSVNPVVNSSEVLLQVIPVKVISNSGRQITTYGLIDSGSDITMVDPSLVKLLNIEGTLSKLSLTTVNSADVEERGMKVNFKIASLDSQNDHVIAVNPAWAVKDLTIPLKHTRLSKSLEQWPHLREVRFPEVERRKISILLGTNIQEVFVPLDVRKGNRNEPLAIKSCLGWSILGGFSNLQSHSQGQVNLISSEDVSLNDQLEEFWKIESYGTARSETKPLSVEDRRALKLIDNSISLLDGHYQMGLLWRDDNPVLPYNRPLAEARLQYLKRRFRRDPELEVKYRDVIQDCVDKGYARKLNKQEVAAVSNITWYIPHHPVTNPNKPGKVRVVFDAAARFNGTSLNEQLLQGPCLTNDLTGVLIRFREEEVAFSADIEGMFYQTNVTPSDTDALRFLWWPGSIDDTPEDYKMLVHIFGAKSSPCCANKALSMTAQDNERKYSPEVIRTVRRNFYVNDVFKSVPSTEQAVHLTSDLTKLLKEGGFRLTKFASNSREVLQSISPELRANPSLDLDLDQLPLERALSVYWDAQSDTFKFKASQSGKPPTKRGVLSIVSSLFDPLGFLSPFVFSAKILLQELWRDKLPWDRQIPEPYLSQWQRWLEELPRVITIGIPRCYKVQSLRNSSTVQLHNFADASRRGYAAVSYLRFADEKGVIHCSFVMGKTRNAPIREWTIPRLELQAAVLAARQSKIILRELDLPVGQTFFWSDSMTSLQYIKNVTRRFQTFVANRVAEIHETSSPGQWHHIPGVINPADDGSRGVSAQYFHAGCRWWLGPKFLWEPEHTWPNVPVEDLQDDDVEVRKSSTVMLTSYAPQFDLSLQRYSSWSRLLRVMSWVLRFVKRVRKETRQYRTSSTLKLEELQQAGREIVRLVQRQHFLEECLCLKEGRQVKRHSKLANLSPILIDDVIRVGGRIHRAPIAFEAAHPMILPRSHHVSALIVRYYHRVLGHAGREHVLSVIRQRFWILKGRVLVRQILSSCLSCRKRNAPPLQQVMADLPKERLIPYQPPFTYTGLDFFGPFYVKRSRSTVKVYGCIFVCFNSRAVHIEDVSSLETDTFIQALVRFISVRGCPKEIWSDNGTNFTGAEKELRLSVQDLNEERIKSELHSREVEWYSCPLPKWRFQPPAASHMSGVWERLIRSVRKAMRAVLGSQGALVGLETLRTVFAEVTSILNSRPICPSSDDPNDLEPLTPNHLLLQRRNLFVPPGVFAKEDLYSRKQWRHAQFIADCFWSRWIREYVPTLQQRHKWLLSKRNLAVNDLVLVVDNTVPRSRWLLGRVTRVFPGEDLCVRTAEVKTKSPRLVRPVTKLCLLEEAT comes from the coding sequence ATGTCGCAACGTGGAATTCTCTACGAAAGGTTAGAGTCGCTGGATAGATCTCGTCGGGGACATTTGTCAACCATCACAAAGGTGTGTAATGCGTTAGACGAAAGTGTTAAGGATTTTGGAAACGTTGTTAAGGTACGAACACAACAAATACAACTTAATACCGCATGGGAGCAGTATTGTGCATGCTGTGATAAATATGATGATTTGCTTGACACTTCCTGTGAAAAATATCAGAGTGTTTTGAGTGACCGTGATACTCAACGCATAAGAGTACAAGATTACAACGCTAATATTGAGCGATTTGTTATTGATGCTGCCGAATTTTACAATAATCAAGTGTCTGAAGAAATAATGGAGACAGGGAAACATTCCCAGCCGGAATCTGTGAAATCCCAAAAAAGTTACGCCTCGAGATTAAGTGTGTCTAGTTCGAAAGCCCGTGAAGCTAAAGTCCAAGCTGCGAGGGCAGCATTGATGCAACAACAAGCTGAAGAAAGAAGTAGAAGGGTAGTTGAGCTCGAAGTGAAAagagttcagatggaaattaaacGAACGCAATTGGAACTTGAACATAGGCTTGAACTGACCAAATTAGAGGCCGCAAGAGAGGTTGTGGCCGCAAGAGATCAGGCAGAACTAGCCAAACTAGAGGCCTTCCTGGCAGAACAAGAAATGTCTGAACTGACCAATGAAAAGGATGGTATTAAGTGGTCTCCCAAAGTTGAAGAATTTCACCCAGAGGACAAACTCGTGGAACCTCTTGAAGTTCCAGTCGCTTCTTTGCCTTCAGTGATCTCTAGTAGCTTTACTCCTGCACCTGTGTCAGTTATGAACCCACCTCTCACGTCTACACCTGCAGTAGAAAACCCCGCAGCTACTACCTCCATGCATGCTACTGGAGGAATCTGTTTTAGTGATCCACTTGTGGTTCCAAAAATGCAGCTTAAGCCAACTGTTCATGAGAGTAATGTGCCCAAACCTGTCAAAGGTGATTGCCAAGGGGAATGCCAACCATTGACCTTTGTGACCTCAGTCACACCGTCTACGGTCACGCCATCTACAGTCACACCGTCTACGGTCACGCCATCTGCAGTCATGCCTAACATGTCTAGTGCAGCTGTCAATGAAAGCCTTACAGCTATTATGTCCTCAATGGAAAGGATAAGTGCTTCTCATGATCTCCCTCATGTGCGAGTCCAGAAGTTTGATGGATCGCCTCAACAATATCCTGCCTTTCGCCAGAGGTTCAAGCAACTGGTGGAGACAAAACCGCTTGATGATGCTGTCAAAATGACCCGTCTATTACAATTTCTAGAGGGACCTGCGCTTCTTGCAGTTCAGCGGTACGAGCCATTGCCAGGTGGTTTGGCAAAGGCCCTTAGGACGTTGGAGGACCGATTTGGTCAGCCATTTCAAGTAGTGAGAGCGTCTGTGGAATCTCTCACTAGAGGACCTGTTATACAACCTAATGACAAGGACAGCTTGCAGCAATACGCAGACATGGTTCAAGTTACTTATGATATCCTAGAGTCAATGGGATacttgaatgaaatgaatgcagGCAACCTTGAGAAAGTCATCATGCGACTTCCTAAGTGGATGCAAGCCAAATTTGCTGAACGTTTAAAGCGCCTAGAGGGTGAAGGTCATGCGATGCCTACCTTCAAGCATGTAGTGGACTTCCTCAGGGAGCGAGCCTTTATTTTGAACCATCCTTTCTTCAGTGCTGGAAGTCGTGAGAACGTGGTTTCTAAATTCAAGTCTAGGGGCAAGCCGCCTGTGACCCCTAAACCCGCCTTTTTTGTTAACATGACAGCCGCAAAGGGTGAGCCTTGTCCAATGTGTTGCCAGTCCCACCGCCTGTACCAGTGTGAGGCATTTAAATCCAAATCTCCGAGGGAAAGAAATGACTTTGTCAGGCAGcacaaaatatgttttaactGCATCAGTTCATCTCTACACAACTCAAGAAAATGCAAGTCAACAATCAGGTGTAAAGTGGAAGGCTGTGGACAGGCACATCACACGTTGTTACATTTTCATGAACCAAAGGAAGTAGTTGATTCGGGAACTGTGAGTCAAAATAATGAAGTCAACCAGGACTCGTTGGCTGACCAAGGTACATCATGCAATACTTCAGCACATTCAGTCAATCCAGTAGTCAATTCCTCCGAGGTGCTACTTCAAGTTATTCCAGTGAAGGTGATAAGCAATTCTGGCCGTCAAATCACAACGTATGGTCTAATTGACTCAGGGTCTGACATAACCATGGTTGACCCTTCTCTTGTGAAGTTGCTAAATATTGAAGGAACACTAAGTAAGCTTTCTCTCACGACAGTGAACAGTGCTGATGTTGAAGAAAGGGGTATGAAGGTTAACTTCAAAATTGCATCATTGGATAGCCAGAACGACCATGTGATTGCTGTCAACCCTGCATGGGCTGTAAAGGATCTTACTATTCCCCTGAAACATACAAGGTTGTCAAAATCTTTAGAGCAATGGCCACATTTACGGGAAGTGCGTTTCCCAGAGGTGGAAAGGAGGAAGATTTCCATCCTACTAGGTACTAACATTCAAGAAGTCTTCGTACCTCTTGATGTAAGAAAGGGAAACCGAAATGAACCGCTTGCCATCAAGTCTTGTCTTGGTTGGAGCATACTCGGTGGCTTCTCAAATCTACAGTCCCACAGCCAGGGACAGGTTAACCTCATCAGTAGTGAAGATGTTTCCCTGAACGACCAGCTCGAGGAATTCTGGAAGATTGAATCCTATGGCACTGCGAGGTCTGAAACCAAACCATTATCGGTAGAAGATCGAAGAGCCCTAAAACTTATTGACAACTCGATTAGCCTGCTGGATGGCCATTACCAGATGGGCCTTCTGTGGAGGGATGACAATCCTGTACTGCCTTACAACAGACCTCTAGCTGAAGCAAGATTACAGTACCTGAAAAGGCGCTTCCGTCGTGATCCAGAGCTGGAAGTTAAGTACAGAGATGTGATTCAAGACTGTGTGGATAAGGGGTATGCTAGAAAGCTGAACAAACAGGAAGTTGCCGCAGTCAGTAACATCACTTGGTACATTCCCCATCATCCGGTAACAAATCCCAACAAGCCAGGTAAAGTGAGGGTAGTGTTTGATGCGGCCGCAAGATTCAATGGCACATCTTTAAATGAACAGCTTTTGCAAGGACCTTGTCTTACCAATGACCTCACTGGTGTCTTAATTCGTTTCCGTGAAGAAGAAGTCGCCTTTTCCGCAGACATCGAGGGCATGTTCTACCAGACCAATGTGACGCCAAGTGACACTGATGCGCTGAGATTCTTGTGGTGGCCTGGTAGTATTGATGACACACCAGAAGACTATAAGATGCTGGTCCACATCTTTGGTGCAAAGTCCTCGCCCTGTTGCGCCAACAAAGCTTTAAGTATGACAGCACAAGACAACGAACGAAAATACTCGCCTGAAGTCATCAGAACAGTTCGTAGAAACTTCTATGTTAATGATGTGTTTAAGTCCGTTCCAAGTACAGAACAGGCTGTTCATCTGACATCGGATCTAACCAAGTTGCTGAAGGAAGGAGGCTTCCGTCTCACGAAGTTTGCGAGCAATAGCCGGGAAGTATTGCAATCTATCTCACCAGAGTTGAGAGCAAATCCATCTCTAGACTTGGATCTAGATCAGTTACCATTAGAGCGAGCATTGAGTGTGTACTGGGATGCGCAGTCTGACACCTTCAAGTTTAAAGCTTCACAATCAGGAAAACCACCTACTAAGCGAGGGGTGCTCTCCATAGTTAGTTCGCTGTTTGATCCGCTAGGATTCCTTTCGCCCTTTGTGTTCTCCGCTAAGATTCTGCTGCAGGAACTCTGGAGAGATAAACTCCCTTGGGATCGACAAATTCCGGAACCGTACCTCTCACAATGGCAACGTTGGCTAGAGGAGCTACCACGTGTCATCACCATTGGCATCCCAAGGTGTTACAAGGTTCAGTCACTTCGCAACTCATCAACTGTTCAGCTTCACAACTTCGCAGACGCGTCCAGACGCGGTTACGCAGCAGTTTCATATTTGCGTTTCGCCGATGAGAAAGGAGTGATTCATTGTTCCTTTGTTATGGGAAAGACTCGCAATGCGCCAATTAGGGAGTGGACTATCCCTCGCCTTGAACTTCAAGCCGCAGTATTAGCAGCTCGTCAGAGCAAGATAATATTAAGGGAACTTGATCTACCAGTGGGTCAAACCTTCTTTTGGTCCGACTCAATGACATCTTTGCAGTATATCAAAAACGTGACAAGGCGTTTTCAAACCTTCGTCGCTAACCGTGTTGCCGAAATTCATGAAACAAGTTCCCCAGGACAGTGGCATCATATTCCCGGTGTCATAAACCCCGCTGATGATGGGTCACGAGGTGTTAGTGCTCAGTACTTTCACGCTGGATGTCGCTGGTGGTTGGGTCCCAAGTTCCTTTGGGAACCTGAGCATACATGGCCCAATGTACCAGTAGAGGATCTCCAAGATGACGATGTGGAAGTACGGAAGTCATCGACTGTTATGCTTACCTCATATGCACCACAGTTTGACCTCTCGCTGCAACGCTATTCTTCGTGGTCCCGCCTACTGAGAGTTATGTCATGGGTCCTACGTTTTGTGAAGAGAGTTCGAAAGGAAACTCGTCAGTATCGCACGTCAAGTACACTCAAGTTGGAGGAATTGCAGCAAGCAGGTCGAGAAATCGTGCGGTTAGTTCAGCGCCAGCATTTCCTCGAGGAGTGCTTGTGTTTAAAGGAAGGCAGGCAAGTGAAACGTCACAGCAAGTTAGCCAATCTCAGTCCTATCTTAATTGATGATGTGATACGTGTTGGCGGTAGAATTCACCGGGCCCCAATTGCCTTTGAGGCCGCACACCCAATGATCCTTCCAAGGTCCCATCACGTTTCCGCGTTAATAGTTCGCTACTACCATCGTGTCCTGGGCCATGCAGGTCGTGAACATGTGCTATCCGTAATCCGTCAGCGCTTCTGGATCTTAAAGGGAAGAGTTCTCGTGCGTCAGATCCTAAGTAGTTGTTTGAGCTGCCGCAAACGTAACGCGCCTCCTCTCCAACAGGTTATGGCTGATCTTCCCAAAGAAAGGCTAATACCCTACCAGCCTCCGTTCACGTACACGGGTCTGGATTTTTTCGGACCGTTTTACGTTAAACGAAGCCGCAGTACAGTCAAAGTGTATGGCTGCATATTCGTATGCTTCAACAGCCGAGCAGTACACATTGAAGATGTCAGTTCGCTGGAAACAGACACGTTCATCCAAGCCTTGGTTCGATTCATCTCAGTTCGTGGTTGCCCAAAGGAGATATGGTCGGACAATGGCACAAATTTTACCGGTGCCGAGAAGGAACTTCGCCTGTCGGTTCAGGATTTGAACGAAGAACGCATTAAGAGTGAGTTACATTCTCGTGAAGTAGAATGGTACAGTTGCCCGCTGCCAAAGTGGCGTTTTCAACCTCCTGCTGCAAGCCATATGTCAGGAGTTTGGGAAAGGCTCATTAGAAGTGTCAGGAAAGCTATGAGGGCTGTTCTCGGTAGTCAGGGTGCGCTAGTTGGCTTGGAGACGCTGCGTACAGTGTTTGCAGAAGTTACATCAATCTTGAACAGTCGCCCTATTTGTCCTTCCAGTGACGATCCCAATGATTTAGAGCCGCTCACCCCAAACCATCTTCTTCTACAACGCCGAAACCTCTTCGTGCCTCCCGGAGTCTTCGCTAAAGAAGATCTGTACTCGCGCAAACAATGGAGACACGCCCAATTCATTGCTGATTGCTTCTGGTCTCGATGGATTCGAGAATATGTTCCAACATTGCAGCAGCGCCACAAGTGGCTACTGAGCAAACGGAACTTAGCAGTGAATGACCTGGTTCTTGTCGTGGACAACACCGTGCCGAGGTCCCGCTGGTTGTTAGgccgtgtgacaagggtgtTTCCGGGTGAAGACCTGTGTGTGCGTACAGCAGAAGTGAAGACGAAGAGCCCGAGACTTGTTCGGCCTGTGACAAAGTTGTGCCTTCTCGAAGAAGCAACATGA
- the LOC138020695 gene encoding TNF receptor-associated factor 3-like isoform X1, producing the protein MAQTIPAFNCRLTRQVDPQLQCSICYSTMLKPVSLGCGHFGCRECLTELVTKTLMPKCPMCRKELHADSICVNIAFDHITSELAVECLSDGCGWKGSYGQAPEHFRTCPKLQVVCNNEECHHKSIREEMPNHIASCSKKKIPCSECHVSVKWELLQKHQAEQCPNAVIQCPLDCGNTIPRSSITLHLHQFSEKVSLCKVLGCKKMMKRKDSTSHVMEAASSHYVLQLSEIKRLRRMIHNRCNPERTSLEVESIASFRWKLLNFPATLRDQTDATGDEPITSDAFSCEGHKWRGLLMDKKSLFLQLVSASHPITAEFRIVLMPGQEKEKEFRSGNITLKEGEMWGRDVYDIESFVEEDGRINIKFIIFYLNM; encoded by the exons ATGGCACAAACTATTCCAGCGTTTAATTGTCGACTTACGCGACAAGTAGATCCACAGTTGCAATGTTCCATTTG TTACAGCACTATGTTAAAACCCGTAAGTTTAGGCTGTGGCCATTTTGGATGTCGTGAATGTCTCACAGAATTGGTAACAAAAACTTTGATGCCCAAATGCCCAATGTGCCGGAAGGAGTTGCATGCAGATTCCATTTGTGTGAACATCGCCTTTGATCACATAACCAGCGAACTGGCAGTTGAGTGTCTAAGCGACGGCTGTGGTTGGAAAGGATCGTATGGACAAGCCCCTGAGCATTTTAGGACATGTCCAAAACTTCAAGTGGTATGCAATAATGAAGAATGCCACCACAAGTCTATTCGTGAAGAAATGCCCAATCATATAGCTTCCTGCAGCAAGAAGAAAATCCCATGTTCAGAATGTCATGTGAGTGTTAAATGGGAATTGCTCCAAAAACATCAAGCTGAACAATGTCCTAATGCTGTAATTCAATGTCCATTGGATTGTGGAAATACAATCCCCAG AAGCAGCATTACCCTTCATCTCCATCAGTTCTCGGAAAAGGTTAGTTTGTGCAAGGTTCTGGGGTGTAAAAAGATGATGAAAAGAAAGGATTCAACAAGCCACGTAATGGAAGCGGCCAGTTCTCATTATGTGCTCCAGTTAAGCGAAATAAAACGACTTCGTCGAATGATACACAAT AGGTGTAATCCCGAAAGAACATCTTTGGAAGTAGAAAGCATTGCATCCTTCCGTTGGAAATTATTAAACTTTCCGGCAACCTTAAGGGACCAAACGGACGCCACTGGAGATGAGCCCATAACAAGTGACGCGTTTTCATGTGAGGGGCATAAGTGGCGGGGACTACTTATGGATAAAAAAAGTTTGTTCCTTCAATTAGTATCAGCATCCCATCCAATTACAGCAGAATTTCG GATTGTATTGATGCCTggacaagaaaaggaaaaagagttcCGTTCAGGAAATATAACATTAAAGGAAGGAGAAATGTGGGGTAGAGATGTCTACGACATCGAAAGTTTTGTGGAGGAAGACGGCCGGATAAacattaaatttattattttttaccttAACATGTAA